GGGGAAAATGCAAGAATAGGCGCGCTCACGTCCGTTAGAATCAAAAAGCGGTCAATTTGCGCTAAATAGGCGCTGTCACGTCCGTTACAGGTTGCGAGTTGATGCAAGCCGCGAACCGGTCGAAGGCTGCGAGCCGGCAAACCGCCCGGGTTTCAGCCGGCAAGCAAATATATATGAAAAATCACACATATTCGGCCGCCATTTCAAATTTTTCGCTTCCCGCATGATCCCGCAAACAAAATAAAAAGGGACCCTCGCCTTTTGCTTGAGTCCCTGAGACACACAGGCAACCATTACAGCAAATCTTTGGCGCCCTGATAGATGATGTCGAACAGCTCCGGCACATCTTTTTCCTCGATGCACGAAAAAGCGACGCGCAAATCCGTTTCCCCCAATGCGATCGTGCCAACTCCGTAAGCATCCAGCAAGTGCTGGCGCAGTTTTTCCGCGTTAACGGTTTTCAGCTTCAGGCACATGAAGTAACCGGAATTAAACGGGTAGTAATCCCAAACGTCGTCGTATTTGCCGCTGTCCAGCACTTCTTTCACCCGGTTGGCGCGGCCTTTCATAATCGCGAACTTTTCCTGTTTTTGCGCTTCATATTGCGGCGATTGCAGCGCTTTTAACACAAATGTTTGCGACGGATGCGGACCGCTGGAGATCGTGGCGCGGATAATGCCCATTGTTTTTTGCTCCAACGCGCCCAACAACGCTTCGCTTGCCGCCGCGTATGTGATGAAGCCGACACGAAAGCCCCATACGTATTCTTCCTTGGTCGCGCCGTCAATTTTGATCGGCAGCACGCGCGGGTGCAACCCTGCCAGTTTGCCGAACAGCGATTCATGCAGCGAATCTTCAAAAAACAGCCCGAAGTATGCATCGTCGGTAGCGACAACGACATTGACGCCGGCTTCGGCCCCCGCCAAAATCGCCGCTATGATCTCGTCGCCTTCCTGCTTATCCGGCGTGTACCCCGTCGGGTTGTTGGGAAAATT
This genomic window from Bacilli bacterium contains:
- a CDS encoding aminotransferase class I/II-fold pyridoxal phosphate-dependent enzyme; translation: MNALLKQLNATLETENAHVFAMLSPLGKEIYFPKEGILSQSAEAGKKAKKFNATIGIATEGGVPMHLDVIQETLSAYAPKDLYSYAPPAGKPELRAAWREKILRQNPSLRDKTFGNPIATNALTHGLSIVADLFVGANDAVILPEKNWENYELTFGVRRGAKIVYYPLYNANGRFNAEGLKNAILAQKDAGKAVVVLNFPNNPTGYTPDKQEGDEIIAAILAGAEAGVNVVVATDDAYFGLFFEDSLHESLFGKLAGLHPRVLPIKIDGATKEEYVWGFRVGFITYAAASEALLGALEQKTMGIIRATISSGPHPSQTFVLKALQSPQYEAQKQEKFAIMKGRANRVKEVLDSGKYDDVWDYYPFNSGYFMCLKLKTVNAEKLRQHLLDAYGVGTIALGETDLRVAFSCIEEKDVPELFDIIYQGAKDLL